In Salvelinus alpinus chromosome 32, SLU_Salpinus.1, whole genome shotgun sequence, the sequence aaccaaaatatacaaaacttttacaatcacatgtatgtacaatattgatatgaaaaagtgtttgtacaccaaataaaaacattagctatgcagctgtaattaaataaaaaaatacactgaattattattattattatcaaattattaacatcccctcttgacctggcctatttgaattggtccttgtgtgcaatttggtgcataatctaggggaacaacatcacactgctacaatGGCAGGAGCAGTGCAATAGAGATACAAAGGGCAGGCATTTATTTTAAGTACAGAGGAAAGTCACGGCAGgaagggacagaagagaggatgctatttttacaagattaagggtggACACAGTCGGTTGAACAAAACATGAAATGTGACAGGAAAGCATCCAAAAGGAAAGTGTGACTATTGCCAGGAAACAGAGACCGTGGTGCATGTATTGCTACAGTGTGGACAGTatcagagggaagagagaggctgagatctaGTATGAGGAAGAAGGGATACAGGAAATTCATTTAAAGAGTCTATCGAGTAGAACTTCATTAGATATcgtctcaaatacattgttatcAGGTAGGATtttctccctgtctctggcccacactccagtacagtaggtggcgttaATGTACCATAACGTTGAATGCCAACCGCTGATAAACTCACCTAGCACTGACGCTACGAACACAGCAACAGCActtacgcttcgaacacaccggcTGCGTCTTTGCATCactgctgcataacattttgcGCAGCTAGGCAACTATACTGATGCAGGTACCTTTTGCAAATGGTCGCATGCGGTTGGACACATGGAAGAGAGAATAATTTTCGCAGTATCCTCAAAACCGTGTCTTTTTGACAcaactgctgacagctacagggacataaacacaaaaaaatgctgcttggagacaagtgtccacgatagtaggattgccaggtcagtttagtagtgagcttgtgctagatgtggctagttagcgttagctagctagctaacctagcttGCTAACCTAGCCAATGAGGTGGTCGTTGGTCTCATTGTTGAAAGAGCCTACTCTGCCTATCTTTACTATTTATTATTGCATTTCGCTCCAAAACTGCATTTtggagggaaattatattataggctctcacaattaatttgaggatgtcatcgaataaataatatacttggcaaatacatttataaaaaatgtaaagaaattatGCAATCAAACTGTTTTTATGTAATCACACATTTTTACTGAATGTGTgtgcaaaaaaaaatctacattcatATTTTGCTACTTTCTGTCAAGGCCACtcatacaatttgatgcatacgttcgatttatcgaacgtatgcaccacacagaacgcactgcaactgcctctgcaacgcaatgctgcaaggcaaatgcagcgttccattggaaatgaatgtacttctggtgtatcgAAACGCAATGACgaagtcggtgtgttcgaagcgttagCGTTTTGGGACACCAGAAATACATTCGTTTCCAATGAAACGCTGCGTTTGttttgcagcattgcgttgcagaggcagttgctgtgcgttcggtgtggtgcatacgttggatttgCATACGaacgtatgcgtcaaactgtatgcgttTATGGCTTGACAGAAATAGCAGCAGAAGGTGAATTTTTGTTAAATACATATCCAGATGACGCTGCATAGTATTTGCGTCGAACTGTTGGTGTGTTCGAAGCGTGACTGTCTATTATTTGCTCGAGCTACAAATCGATTTCCGGTTCCTTTCCAGCGCGGTTTTGTTAAGCGCACATTTCTATGTAGCAGCTGTTTTGTATGAGATTGAACATATCCTAACATCATGTCGTACCCAACCGAAGAAACCGAAGAAGTACGTAGCTAGCTAACTGCCTATTTTATTTTCAACTGTTTATCTAGTGATCATAGTGCGGTCCGACACATTGGAACGTAACGCTAGCTAGGtatcgttagctagctaggcagtTGATTTTATAACGTTTTATTCGGATACTCACTCACAATTTGCCTTTCATGTGCGAAGTAGTGTTTATGAATTAACGTtacataactagctagctattttaGATAGACACCGGCTTCACCAACTAGGACTGTTGATGACTGATTGCTAGCTAAAGAGGAAGGCCATACGTCATGTTGATCATCATTTACAtacttctccatctctccacagTATGACCCTTATTCCTACACAAATGACGATTATCTTCATACTGGTGAGTGTGTAGTTTCATCTCGATATTTGTCACAGTTAATTGTACCAAATAGTAGACACCATAAAAATATAATCAcgtcaatgattacatttctatgGTAGACACTTTTTGCACACTATCCCACCATTACCACTTCAGTGCAAAACTATTCCTCAAGAATGCCAGTACCTCACCCATCCTCAATCTTCTTGCAGGTGACCCTAAAGCCGACCTGGCCTACGAGCGCCAGTACGAGCAGCAGACCTACCATGTCATCCCCGAGGTGATCAAAAACTTCCTTCAGTACTTCCACAAGACCATCTCGGACCTCATCGACCAGAAGGTGTACGAGCTGCAGGCCAACCGTGTGTCGAGCGAGAGCATCGAGCAGAAGATTTATGAAATCCAAGATGTCTACGAGAACAggtactctctcacacacttttcTGTAGTTATATCTTAACATTAAAACACTTGAGCGTCATGTTTTTCATCTTACacattctcccctctccccagctGGAACAAACTGACTGACCGCTTCTTCAAGACGTCTCCTTGGCCAGAGGCTGAGGCCATCGCTTCCCTCGTCGGAAACGGTGAGTGTGTCAGTGTACTTTTACATAGTTGCTAGAGGGGAGTGAGAGAAGTGCAAGTTATTATAGTGTAAATTGCTACGTTGTGTGGAGTGCAGTAGTAACATATCTGTTTCAATAAAGCTATGGCAGCAGGAGTGAATGAATGACTTTATTTGTTGTTTTTGCAACGGTGGGCAGAGAAACGTGGACCTAATGGTAGGAGTTTAAACTGTAAACAGGATATCTAGTGTCCTTTTAGGGGGTTCTttgcttcttctttttttttagaGCCCTTTGCTTGTAGAGTGGCAACCATGTGGTTCACAAACTAGTTTGCCTTTGATCTTGTTGTTGCTCTTCTAAATTTTTTTTCTATAATGAAGTGGGAAGAAAGCAGGTAATCTTGTATTGTTAATAATTCAGATGCTGTGTTCCTGATCCTGTATAAGGAGTTGTACTACAGGCACATCTACGCCAAAGTCAGCGTGAGTATCTATCCATCCTGCCACCGAACCATTGTTTAACCCCTGTCGGCTTTAAAATGAAAATCTGACATCACCTGTCCTGGATGGATTCAAGCCAATGGAGTCATAATGCACAGATGATAATCATGTCAGTACTTAGAGGAGTTTTTACTTAAATGATGCCATTTTGTATTTTTTGACCATCAGGGAGGACCCACTCTCGACCAAAGATTTGAGTCTTACTATAATTACTGCAACCTCTTCAACTACATTCTAAGTAAGTCTGAGCACTAAAGATCTGTTGCCTTGATATATTTTCATATATATGTTGCCTTTTGGACTTTTTCAACGTCTCATTAAGCAGGTATATATTTTGTTGTATACAGATGCAGATGGACCTGCCCCCCTGGAGCTTCCCAACCAGTGGCTCTGGGACATTATTGATGAGTTCATTTATCAGGTAAATGTTGTTTTTGCAGGTAAATTTATCAGGTAAATGAACATAGTTTGGTATGGCGCTTGTGCATTTTTGTTTTTCCAGCTTCAAAATGTGATTTTCAGACCAAATTTCTTCTTCATACTATAATGGCATTAATTTGATACCCCTCGGTCTTCAAGGTGCTATGGCACGTGGACTACATTAGAATAAGAAACGAGTATCCTCTTGTTCCCCTAACCAGTTCCAGTCATTCAGCCAGTATCGCTGCAAGACAGCCAAGAAGTCTGAGGAGGAGATTGAGTTCCTTAGGAACAACCCCAAGATCTGGAACGTCCATAGTGTTCTGAACGTACTCCACTCGCTGGTGGACAAAAGCAACATCAACCGCCAGCTGGAGGTCTATACCAGTGGAGGTAAAGAAAGGAGCTACAGCTGTAGATGCATTGGATCTGTATTCATATGTTGCATATCGTTATAACGATATATAATTTGTTGTGAAATATTATAACGATATATTTTGCATCAATATATTGTTAAATCGGTACAGCAATATCATTAATACAGACGGAGCATTATCTTACACCACAGATTACCTTCAGAGTCTTGTCAGTGGTCAACACTGAATGGTTGAGGAAGTGCATGGTTCATTTGCGACAGCTCTTAAAGGTTGCGTGTTGTGTTGCAGGCGATCCAGAGAGTGTGGCTGGGGAGTATGGCCGTCACTCCCTGTATAAGATGCTGGGATACTTCAGCCTGGTGGGGCTGCTGCGGCTGCACTCTCTGTTGGGGGACTACTACCAGGCCATCAAAGTCCTGGAGAACATCGAGCTCAACAAGAAGGTACACTTGCCACTGTAGTAGGACTGTCTGTGcacatacagtactgctgaatagaggtcgaccgatttcaGATTTTTGAACACCGAtgccgatttattggaggaccaaaaaaagttgATACTGAttaatgtgtatgtatatacacacgtgtatgtatatatatatgtatatgtgtgtgtgcgtaataATTAAAAAGCTGTcagttcaatattcccagttaagaagttttagcttgtagttattataggaattatgacgcgtcgactatttatctctataccatttgaatttcatatacctttgactattggatgttctagtaggcactttagtattgccagcctaatctcaggagttgataggcttgaagtcataaacagcgtgTGAATCAAGCATTTCTAAGAGCTGCTgtcaaacgcagtaaagtttgaatgaatgcagACGAGCCTGCTGcgcctaccaccactcagtcagactgctatatcaaatcaaagAATTCATTATAATATCATAAACACAGAAATAAGAgcttttggtcattaatatggtcaaatccggaaactaccatttcgaaaacaaaacgtttattctttcagtgaaatacggaaccgttccgtattttatcgaacgggtagcatccataagtctaaatattgctgttacattgcacaaccttcaatgttatgtcataattatgtaacatTTTGGCAAATTACTTCGCAACGAGCcatgcggcccaaactgttgcatataccctgactctgtgtgcaatgaacgcaagagaagtgacatgatttccctagttaatattgcctgctaacatgaatttcttttaaatatgcaggtttaaaaaatctacttctgtgtattgattttatgaaaggcattgatgttcatggttaggtacattcgtgcaacgattgtgctttttttccgCGAATgggcttttgttaaatcattccccatttggcgaagtaggctgtgattcgatgataaattaacatgcaccgcattgattatatgcaacacaggacaagctaattaacctagtaatatcatcaaccatgtgtagttaactagtggttatgtgaagattgattgtgttttataagatacgtttaatactagctagcaacttaccatggctccttgctgcactcgcgtaacaggtggtcagcctgccacgcagtttcctcatggaatgcaatgtaatcgcaTTCCAAAAATgtcgattaccgattgttatgaaaacttgatatTGGCCCTAATCAATCGGCcctgccgattaatcggtcgacctctactgctGAAGACTTGTATCTATCTCTACATCTATCCCCAAATGCCCGCTGATATTTACAGACCTACAAATTAAGCAGTGTGCCTTTTTACTGTTGAGACCCCTCTTATCTTTGTGTACTCCATTTAACACTTATTCCATATTCCCTCTCATTTGTAACCCAGTCACCATCCTTTACTTTATATTTCATCTCTCTTACAGAGTATGTACTCTCGTGTGCCCGAGTGCCAGATCACCACCTACTACTACGTGGGCTTTGCCTACCTAATGATGAGGAGGTACCAGGACGCCATCCGTGTGTTCGCCAACATCCTCCTCTACATCCAGAGGACCAGGAACATGTTCCAGAGGTCCACCTACAAATATGAGATGGTCAGtggccagtgtttcccctatatgcatTTAGTAGCGGCGCAACGCTGCTGTTAAATCGTGACCGTCGAATACCAAAAAACAATGTaattattaaaaatacaaaaattaaTTGGAATGGTAAAATGTTTTCAGTGGAAACTTAAAcaactaaaaccagatataaagtatgtagaaaagatgaTGGCGTAATATATTTTTAATAAgataatctttgagaactaacaatcacctaaataaaaactagacagtcGGGGAACCTAAAATGTAAGAAATTTCATGGCATGGGCCCCCATTGTTTTTGTTATAGCGAGTTACTCAGATGGCATAAAAAAAATGCATaagcaatggcaaaatgtgtagaatttcaggatattagctttaaaacagtgaAATATTGTCTGTGGTCAAGAGGAAGGGCCACCGCTGCTGGAAAAAATTCTAGGGAAACACTGGTGGCAATGCTCCCCCTAAGCTTCGTGTGCAGCACCTTCAGGACTGCAGCGCAGAAGATATGCCAGCCGGCGCAGGGATGTTCCCTGCACATTTGTTGATATTGTTTGTTAGTTAACGAGTTATTAGCCAAGTTGTTTTTTTGCAATGATTGCTTCCAACAAGAGCACACAACCTGTACATCTTTAGCCAGGTAGTCAGGTAACGACCTTTCTTtttgtctgaaatgtgcagtgttttgttttgagacaggcttgaataggtagccccccccaaaaaaaaaaatatataatctgattctctgaataataataatagtgttTTGTGCGTTATACACAATACAAAGCAATTTCCAGTCACCTATTAGGCCCATGGTGTTAACAGACCATTTTCAATGACTTAAGCTTTCAGTCAAGTACAAgccctacatttaaaaaaaatgtccaatggaataaaacatttttcccaccatttttaaaTGGTCCTAACAGTGTAacattttgtattatgttttcaTTGTAAACTTAAAATGACTAA encodes:
- the LOC139562233 gene encoding eukaryotic translation initiation factor 3 subunit L — translated: MSYPTEETEEYDPYSYTNDDYLHTGDPKADLAYERQYEQQTYHVIPEVIKNFLQYFHKTISDLIDQKVYELQANRVSSESIEQKIYEIQDVYENSWNKLTDRFFKTSPWPEAEAIASLVGNDAVFLILYKELYYRHIYAKVSGGPTLDQRFESYYNYCNLFNYILNADGPAPLELPNQWLWDIIDEFIYQFQSFSQYRCKTAKKSEEEIEFLRNNPKIWNVHSVLNVLHSLVDKSNINRQLEVYTSGGDPESVAGEYGRHSLYKMLGYFSLVGLLRLHSLLGDYYQAIKVLENIELNKKSMYSRVPECQITTYYYVGFAYLMMRRYQDAIRVFANILLYIQRTRNMFQRSTYKYEMINKQNEQMHGLLAIALTMYPMRIDESIHTQLREKYGDKMLRMQKGDLQVFEELFSFACPKFLSPVVPNYDNVHPNYHKEPFQQQLKVFAEEVQQQAQLSTIRSFLKLYTTMPVAKLAGFLDMTEQEFRIQLLVFKHKMKNLVWTSGISALDGEFQSASEVDFYIDKDMIHIADTKVARRYGDFFIRQIHKFEELNRTLKKMAMSGASTTATTTTRAT